atctctggcgcagcttccaaatatcgtcaatgtagtgcaaacatgtgacgtgtagttacatttttcgaGAGGTTTGTGAGTATGCGACCACCCGTGTGTTCAACtctgaagtataaatcagccttaacagagcgaaGTCACATGACTGGGAAAATAATTGAAAACCTTGACCTGGGAAAATTTGATCGATCATTAGGGTTGTACGGATAGACAATGctatcgtccatcgccgatggccgacaaacttcacaataccatacctgtcaacattgggatgtgaaaataagggatatgcccaccatattAAGGGATCCCCCCACCCCCcctaaaaaaaatccccaaattactaaatatgttcatttggagctgtttcattgtaaataaacaattaaatagtcagtaatatgtttttaaattattattaccaaaagaaaaataaatatatagcagcaaatacattagcaaacagttcagcttattaaaattaatagttattataatgacaaagaatcaagctatcaaatctcattagccgttttcTACACTGTATAACTTATACATTCTGATtgaagagcaacgaatgaatctctcatttattaagatttttttaaattacattaaataagaggtgtcactttaaaaatgcacacatctaacgttataatgaaagcattcgactgctttccttacattttatgctcatttaagacgaaattagctGTGTTTGGAAAATAaaccaccaagatcgacatccttatatgttattattactattaattatgtgtgtatgtctgtttaaacacgcacccaaaagccagactttctctccgcttcaaatctcgtgtacagaatccgttcgggaaacagcatctgtttatcactatggagcgcgtcagctgacagtcatgcaccattttatgactgttttgaggattgtataggatgggcaacggcacctgtaatcaatAGGAAATGGAATCGcaccatttttaatatttatttataagtgttttcattcctaaacaaagcgaaagcacaaaagactcacgttttagagcatggggcgacccctggtggttcggcggtatgggttgcgtatagggaggctcggctgtttagagaaagactgaaaatacgggagaaatatgggaaaatacctttacgggatgatagcgggatagaactgtaaaatacgggagaatccctggaaaaacgggagggttgacaggtatacAATACTGAGCCAGCATTGCGATCCATTGCCCCGCCCCatatttatattgaaatataactgattatttgcatgtcatcttaatagcaataatggtcttttcatgagctgtgtgaAATATTACATATCGCTGccgcttgcacggctgacagctTCGGGAGGATTAAATAAAGGATTACACAGCACCTCtcacgcttaaaatgtgtagattcagtggcaaaatctgttacctgcaaaccctgtcccacagactttacagtgaatagctttacatttagtcatttacatttagtcatttagcagacgcttttatccaaagcgacttacaaatgaggacaaggaagcaatttacacaactataagagcaacaatgaataagtgctataggcaagtttcaggtctgtaaagtctaagaagaaaagtattagtactttttttttttttgggtacagttagtgtgatatccagagaggcgattaggaagggaagtggagactaaatagttgagtttttagtcgtttcttgaaagtagcgagtgactctgctgttctgatgcagttagggagttcattccaccaactgggcagattgagcgtgagcgttcgcgaaagtgatttcttccctctttgggatggaaccacgaggcgacgttcattcacagaacgcaagtttctggagggcacatagatctgcagaagtgagagcagataagaaggagcaaggagaagtcactttgtaggcaaatattagagctttgaatttgatgcgagcagcaactggcagccagtgcaaacggactagcagcggagtgacatgtgctcgtttaggttcattgaagaccactcgtgctgctgcgttctggagcagttgaagaggcttgatagagttagctggaagcccagctagtagagagttgcagtaatcctttttggagagaacaagagcttgaacaaggagttgagctgcatgttcagataagaagggtcggatctttctgatgtcatagagtgcaaatctgcacgatcgagcagttctagaaatgtggtcaatCTTTAGTCATTGTCATAGTGGACTtgaaacactggaagtcttttatccacttttggaaaaagtgtaaatggtggattaacatttagcacatgatcactaataagatgtgccaatattagtaactgtaggtaaatctgtcagtgttattttcattcactcattttcagCGCTTTACATTTTCATGGTTGTAGCTCCAGTCATCTGATGGCAGAAGGTATTGACTGAGTGATTGCAGCTGATATTAActaatcattcgcgttcagttcaAGAACAgtgagccaataagaagagcacaaaggcggggcaagcattgcagggtttttttacttcagcaaggTCACATAACAACTGTTGATCTGTTCCTCAGTGCTGCGTTTGgcatttttaggtgcaaagatgcgttctgcataaatgtctcctaaatccgtGCAGGCAgtgaggattttgcagtgaaaacaatgaaaatgtatgcactacagtgaactccaaccgaacgctcgtctcctccaccagctgtggcatcgtccatcgcaatgtttcacattagacattttttattttcttaatatatagCCTATTGTAATTTACAACCGTTAGCCTAACGATTtacatgatttatatatgagattttaATACATGTTAGCTGAGTGGttatttatgttttagaatagactatggaatattctcaataatattagtaaaggaaacacaggccctgtatgtgccgtttacatatatttcaattaatatggaaagtgagtgcatgtttttagctAAACTAATATTGGATATTATTTTAAaggcgtgtgcgtgtaaaacaatataatttgcacaaagatattatggggttcttctctaaagtagtagttactccaccccatttagagcatcattatggatgttttttgttataactaacgtggttcaaacgatggatctgcgacagagatacgatggatttgggaaacactcgtcactatcGTACTATGATAATTCAGCTGTGAGTTATGTCGTTGtctgggaaacgcacccctggacagtttttttttttttttttgaggaatttgcttgctttgacacattatttaaaacaaaaaattttttCGGAAAGAAAATGAGATGAGAAATGCTGATTAAAAGCTTAACTTGTACTGAACCCTAAATGATTCAGTAGCACTGATACTTTATATTTTCAACAGAAATTCTGTTTAAGATTGTGGTCTGTTTCCCTCTTCAGGTGAACCATCAGATCTTCCACCGGACACAATGGCCGACAATGAATTATTCGATGACCCCGAGAAGCTGAAGCGGGGTCTGGTGAAGGTGCTAGAATGTGTGGCCACCATCTCCTCAGCAGCAGCGGTGGTCAATCCCATCTTCGGTGTGGCTGGATCTCTCATCCGTGTGGTTCTACACCACGTGGACGATGAAGACCTCCAGAAACTCAAGCGAGAGTTCGGCAGCGTCAATCGAGCTCTGGATGAAATTTCACAGCAAAACCGCCAAGCCCTGCTTCAAATACGGAAGGAAACTGTGGACAGACAGTACCACGAAGTGGAGGAAAACATCCGCCATCAGTTCCGCAAGTTCATGGAGATCATGGAGGCAAAGCCGGAGCATCTCCAACGCAAGAAGGAGGATTTCGTGGAGAGCTTCATCAATGATAAAGACGACCAGAACATGTACACGCTTTACGACGGTGTGATGGGGAAGCGCAAGCTCTTCAGTCAGCCAATATTAGATGTGTACATGAAGCACTCACAAGGAGATCACCGTGTCATGGAAAACCTCTGCACTCGACTGGCGTACCTCTTCTGCATCGGTTTCATCGCTCTCATGGGCTACTACGGCATCCTGGGAGATGATCTGGAGTCTCGAAATGAGGAGTGGGAGGAAAACATGAGGAATGTGCAGGAGAAAATGCAGGAGGTGCTCAGGAGTTGCAAGTGATGCACAAACGACGCTCTTTATTGCCTTTTTCCTCTAATAGACTTCATTGATCTGCAGTGTCTAATGCAGCATTATCCTCCCGATGACTGCAGATCATGCTGAcgctttctctctcacacactgtgATGCCATCTTTTTCCTTGTAAACATGGGTTTGTTTTGTCGAATCACACAATCACATTTCTTTACGCCTTTTTAACAGTACATTACACACATATTTTAGACTAACCTGCTGATCGTGTTATATAAACATAAATTCATAAGATGAGGCACATCATTTTTTTAAGCTTCACTGCATGATGAGCAACTCGAATCCTGAataaagtatattaaatattttttataagcgGAGAGTTTAACCGAAAATGAAAAtgtcctcatttactcacccattaTGAGattttaaagaagatattttaaagaatgttagaatcTGGTGAACGCTGACTTTCTTTGTATGAAGACCAATAATACACTGTAGAAAGCGATtcaacccatgctcattctgaaaacgtagccctgcatacatttctggagagcaccaaatgcTTCCCAGGAGCTaatttgttttcgcgaatccaccagaggccgctgtgtatgccttttcagatctcagatttctaTCACaaatgccattcgcacctgctgttctcgcataaatccaccagaggctgctgtcgactgactaattGTTCGACTGACCcagcctcctccttccctaaacccaaccaatagtgtttttaaaagcaccgattgacccgcccacccatttccctaaatccaaccaacagttttaaaaagtaatttagaaaaagaaaaagcctTTCCTGACTTTTATCAAGTTTtgagattttatcacattctcactgttatttacttgattataTTTTTTAGCTTGTGTTTTTGTCTCACCCGATTTCTGAAACCGTCTTTCGCCAGATTTGAACTTCATCGTTGTGGTCaattcctctctgcgtctcaagtccgccgacgtccatagcgagctaactggacaaactggtaacagccgtTCACACAGAGGTTAGCATGAAAAGCAATGGCATCATCCGTCCTGTAGCGTTCGCTTtaagacaaaatgcagtcatacgttGCTCTGGCTACAAAATTCGCGATCCAcataaatgtatacagggctacgttttcagaatgagccaatgttgaagcgattagttgactttattttaaaaaaaaaaagtgataaaatTGGCATTTCTTATATAAATTGAGTTGACTTaaaagttccaagttacaattGGTTGACACActgtttttaagtaaagtcaacttgttgcttttaaggtaaTTGGTTTACTTGCCATTTTAGTAACTAATCACTCTTTTACCGTATACAccataaaaaaaactgctgtgttccacacaataaatttgtgttgagacaacataaagggttaattaagttaacttgttagtttttagaaaaatataagtggattgaacaaaacacaattaagttGGCCACAAAACCCTCaagaatctatctatctatctatctatctatctatctatctatctatctatctatctatctatctatctatctatctatctatctatctatctatctatctatctatctatctatctatctatctatctatctatctatctatctatctatctatcgcaaAATAAAGAGCATACACTTTTGCATACTAagttgaaaattaaattaaagaatgaataatgaaaaatgatatttttttattttttggggggtgggggtgtCATGTTGGTAATAgatttaattatgcatttaattgCATCCGGtgtcttaattattattatttttgtgccaTAAGAACA
This sequence is a window from Danio rerio strain Tuebingen ecotype United States chromosome 16, GRCz12tu, whole genome shotgun sequence. Protein-coding genes within it:
- the rpz gene encoding protein rapunzel (The RefSeq protein has 1 substitution compared to this genomic sequence), encoding MADNELFDDPEKLKRGLVKVLECVATISSAAAVVNPIFGVAGSLIRVVLHHVDDEDLQKLKREFGSVNRALDEISQQNRQALLQIRKETVDRQYHEVEENIRHQFRKFMEIMEAKPEHLQRKKEDFVESFINDKDDQNMYTLYDGVMGKRKLFSQPILDVYMKHSQGDQRVMENLCTRLAYLFCIGFIALMGYYGILGDDLESRNEEWEENMRNVQEKMQEVLRSCK